In Puntigrus tetrazona isolate hp1 chromosome 18, ASM1883169v1, whole genome shotgun sequence, one genomic interval encodes:
- the zdhhc7 gene encoding palmitoyltransferase ZDHHC7 codes for MQSSGHRLRDVEQHQPLLGGGEEEVAVSRVWFIQDSCGMVCAFMTWFLVMYAEFVVNFVMLLPSKSFWYSLINGVVFNFLAVLALTSHLRTMLTDPGAVPKGNATKEYMESLQLKPGEVIYKCPKCCSIKPERAHHCSICKRCIRKMDHHCPWVNNCVGENNQRFFVLFTMYIASISLHALCLSGFHFFTCVKVQWNECSDFSPPVAVMLLIFLCLEALLFLTFTAVMFGTQIHSICNDETEIERLKNEKPTWERRVRWDGMKAVFGGPPSLLWFNPFAGLRLRVLMVRARKNGAEFSV; via the exons ATGCAGTCTTCAGGACACCGGTTGAGGGATGTGGAGCAGCACCAGCCCCTGCTCGgcggaggagaggaggaggtggCGGTCAGCCGCGTCTGGTTCATCCAGGACAGCTGCGGGATGGTGTGCGCCTTCATGACCTGGTTTCTGGTTATGTACGCAGAATTCGTGGTGAACTTTGTCATGCTGCTCCCCTCCAAAAGCTTCTGGTACTCTCTCATCAACGGCGTGGTGTTCAACTTCCTTGCCGTGCTGGCACTGACGTCACATCTGCGAACCATGCTGACGGACCCG GGAGCTGTTCCCAAAGGTAACGCCACTAAAGAATACATGGAAAGCCTGCAGCTGAAGCCAGGAGAGGTCATATACAAATGTCCGAAATGCTGCAGCATTAAACCAGAGAGGGCACACCATTGCAG taTCTGTAAGAGATGCATCAGGAAGATGGATCACCACTGTCCTTGGGTCAACAACTGTGTGGGCGAGAACAATCAGCGATTCTTTGTCCTCTTCACT atgtacATAGCCTCCATTTCTTTGCATGCGCTGTGTCTCAGCGGTTTCCACTTCTTCACCTGTGTCAAAGTCCAGTGGAATG AGTGTAGTGATTTCTCTCCACCGGTGGCGGTGATGCTGCTGATTTTCCTGTGTCTGGAAGCACTGCTGTTCCTCACCTTCACCGCTGTCATGTTCGGCACTCAGATTCACTCCATCTGTAATGATGAGACG GAAATCGAGCGACTGAAGAACGAGAAGCCCACGTGGGAGCGGCGGGTGCGATGGGACGGCATGAAGGCTGTTTTCGGCGGGCCGCCCTCTCTGCTCTGGTTCAACCCTTTTGCTGGACTCCGCCTTCGGGTTCTGATGGTTCGCGCCCGGAAGAACGGAGCCGAGTTCTCCGTCTGA
- the nip7 gene encoding 60S ribosome subunit biogenesis protein NIP7 homolog has product MRPLTDEETKIMFEKLSKYIGENIRLLIDRPDGTYCFRLHNDRVYYMSEKILKLATNISRDKLVSVGTCFGKFTKTLKFRLHITALDFLAPYAKFKVWVKPGSEQSFLYGNHVMKSGLGRITENTSQYQGVVVYSMADVPLGFGVAAKTTQECRKVDPMSIVVFHQADIGEYIRSEDTLT; this is encoded by the exons aTGCGTCCGTTAACAGACGAAGAGACTAAAATCATGTTTGAGAAACTCTCTAAATA TATTGGGGAGAATATCAGACTTCTTATTGATCGGCCAGATGGGACTTACTGTTTCAGACTTCATAATGACCGAGTGTATTATATGAG TGAAAAAATTCTGAAGTTGGCTACAAATATCTCCAGAGATAAACTGGTATCAGTCGGCACGTGTTTCGGAAAGttcacaaaaacactgaagtTCCGTCTTCACATCACAGCTCTCGATTTCCTTGCACCATATGCTAAG TTTAAGGTGTGGGTGAAGCCGGGATCAGAGCAGTCATTCCTGTATGGAAACCACGTAATGAAGTCTGGCCTGGGAAGAATCACAGAAAACACATCGCAGTACCAAGGAGTGGTGGTGTATTCCATGGCTGATGTGCCGCTG GGCTTTGGTGTTGCAGCGAAGACCACACAGGAGTGTCGGAAGGTCGACCCCATGTCCATAGTGGTTTTCCATCAGGCTGATATCGGCGAGTACATCAGAAGCGAAGACACTCTCACATAA
- the cog8 gene encoding conserved oligomeric Golgi complex subunit 8, producing the protein MAAVDVEDESILASIFKDSFPENWREKPDFAAYLSQLSSCGVDELNREPERLAEERAQILQQTRELAFTNYKTFIRTADCTQHIYTDFSTVENCLSKLLHKLPGFTERCRGFIKEAEEISVSRRMNSLTLNRHTEILEILEIPQLMDTCVRNGYYEEALELAAYVKRLEKKHSSLPVIQGIVHEVRLSAQLMLNQLLQQLRSNTQLPVCLRVIGYLRRMDVFTEAELRVKFLQARGSWLRSILAAIPDEDPYFHITKTIETCRVHLFDIITQYRAIFSDEDPLLPLGGQALNESAIFHGWVVQQAAHFLETLDRDLQRGVGSRLDSLLGQCMYFGLSFSRVGADFRGQLAPIFQQVAMETFRKAVQEAVDKFQEDMNLYTLISLPSILGSAIPPAVPSTQPGTLQPPMALLDFPPLACFLNNVLTAFNDLRLCCPIGLAQEVSRSVEEALIKVTKLILVFHRAEESAFSSRERELFVQFCSAFAEDMVPFLNRCLQVLFPPAQLALILGVPPTQVYKYGSLGCINVNSVLEPLEFVLPQKEPVTSVLDLCTDLSSLTTAESDPSATFEPLTPQEKPVLPEREPVSASDPRLSQKEDLSSEAVSTEQNNPILEPQLNFDLQNSTGPDDLSTTDNNVEMK; encoded by the exons ATGGCCGCCGTAGACGTGGAAGACGAGAGCATCCTGGCGTCGATCTTCAAAGACAGCTTTCCCGAGAACTGGAGAGAGAAGCCGGATTTCGCAGCGTATCTGTCGCAGCTGAGCTCCTGCGGCGTGGACGAGCTGAACCGGGAGCCGGAGCGTCTGGCCGAGGAGCGGGCGCAGATCCTGCAGCAGACCCGGGAGCTGGCCTTCACCAACTACAAGACGTTCATCAGGACCGCGGACTGCACACAGCACATCTACACCGACTTCAGCACGGTGGAGAACTGCCTCTCCAAACTACTGCACAAACTCCCCGGCTTCACTGAGAGATGCAG AGGTTTCATAAAGGAGGCAGAGGAGATCAGCGTCAGCAGGAGAATGAACAGCCTGACACTGAATCGTCACACTGAGATCTTGGAGATTCTGGAGATCCCTCAGCTGATGGACACGTGTGTGCGTAACGGATACTACGAGGAGGCGCTGGAGCTCGCCGCTTATGTGAAGAGACTGGAGAAAAAACATTCATCGCTTCCTGTCATTCAG GGAATTGTGCACGAGGTTCGACTGTCTGCTCAGCTCATGCTGAACCAACTCCTTCAACAACTGCGCAGTAACACACAGCTTCCGGTTTGCCTGCGCGTGATCGGATACCTGCGCAGAATGGATGTTTTCACCGAAGCCGAGCTGCGCGTCAAGTTCCTGCAGGCCCGCGGAAGCTGGCTGCGATCCATTCTCGCGGCCATCCCGGACGAAGACCCGTACTTCCACATCACCAAGACCATCGAAACCTGCCGCGTGCATCTCTTCGACATCATCACCCAGTACCGCGCCATATTCTCAGACGAGGACCCCTTGCTGCCTCTCGGGGGTCAGGCGCTGAACGAGAGCGCCATCTTTCACGGATGGGTGGTGCAGCAGGCGGCGCACTTCTTGGAGACCCTCGATCGGGACCTCCAGCGCGGGGTTGGAAGCCGTCTGGACTCTCTGCTGGGCCAGTGCATGTACTTCGGGCTTTCCTTTAGCCGGGTCGGGGCCGATTTCCGCGGACAGCTCGCTCCTATATTTCAGCAGGTTGCCATGGAGACGTTCCGGAAGGCCGTTCAGGAAGCAGTGGACAAGTTCCAAGAGGATATGAACTTGTACACGCTCATTTCTCTGCCGTCGATACTCGGAAGCGCTATTCCTCCGGCGGTCCCGAGCACCCAGCCGGGCACACTGCAGCCCCCCATGGCCCTGCTGGATTTCCCTCCTCTAGCCTGCTTCCTCAATAACGTCCTGACGGCCTTCAACGACTTACGGCTGTGCTGCCCGATCGGTCTCGCACAGGAAGTTAGCAGATCTGTTGAGGAAGCCCTTATTAAG GTGACCAAGCTGATCCTGGTTTTCCATCGAGCTGAGGAATCTGCCTTCAGCAGTCGTGAACGAGAGTTATTCGTTCAGTTCTGCAGCGCATTTGCTGAAGACATGGTGCCTTTCTTGAACCGATGTTTACAAGTTCTCTTTCCTCCAGCCCAGCTCGCGCTCATACTGG GCGTCCCGCCAACCCAGGTTTATAAATACGGCAGTCTCGGCTGCATCAACGTGAACTCGGTTCTGGAGCCGCTGGAGTTTGTTCTGCCACAGAAGGAGCCCGTGACCTCTGTCCTGGATCTCTGCACTGATCTGAGCAGCCTGACCACAGCTGAATCTGATCCTTCCGCCACATTCGAACCCTTAACGCCTCAAGAAAAACCTGTACTACCCGAACGAGAGCCTGTGTCAGCATCTGATCCTCGTCTGTCTCAAAAAGAGGACTTATCTTCTGAAGCAGTCAGCACTGAGCAAAACAACCCGATCCTTGAGCCTCAATTGAACTTTGATCTACAAAACTCGACAGGACCAGATGATTTGTCCACAACAGATAATAATGttgagatgaaataa
- the nob1 gene encoding RNA-binding protein NOB1: MVATAVEHVVADAGAFLKRAPLQEIGKNIYTLKDVVEEIRDKPTKRSLAFLPYKLNFKEPFPEHVRFVTEFAKKTGDYPSLSATDIKVLALTYQLEIENVGTEHLKTEPEKKVQICSTQRHPETPVGIAGFHFPSKKSSNSANTGVQSPPTTNEPQDPESSQFNSFQFWRSPLPSIESDLLELLAADAITVTEKLECVDLSADSQLAESEEDDGTNEDQHEEEEEGEESSDEEDGDDGGGWITPSNIKQVQMDAGNWGPTADVKVGCMTTDFAMQNVLIQIGLHVLSVNGMLIKYTRSYILRCHACFKTTTNMNKSFCPHCGNNTLKKVAVSIDEDGAMQMHFSRNPKVLNPKGKRYSLPLPQGGKHSNNPHLVGDQRFPQQRLSKKSRQKTNVFDPDYLAGSSPFSEHDVYSRSASLQLRDAQTGGGRRRTNPNAARKKFVK, translated from the exons ATGGTGGCCACCGCGGTGGAGCATGTTGTTGCAGATGCTGGCGCTTTTCTCAAAAGGGCTCCTTTGCAA gaAATCGGAAAGAACATTTATACCCTGAAGGATGTTGTCGAAGAAATTCGTGATAAACCAACAAAAAGAAGTTTGGCTTTTTTGCCCTACAAGCTCAATTTCAAAGAACCCTTTCCAGAGCATGTGAGATTTG TTACAGAATTTGCTAAAAAGACAGGAGACTATCCCAGTCTTTCAGCCACAGACATCAAGGTCTTGGCTCTGACTTATCAACTGGAAATCGAGAATGTGGGAACTGAGCATTTGAAGACAGAACCTGAGAAAAAG GTCCAAATATGCAGTACCCAGAGACATCCAGAGACTCCAGTTGGCATTGCAGGTTTCCATTTTCCATCAAAA AAGTCATCAAATAGTGCAAATACAGGTGTCCAGAGCCCACCTACAACAAACGAGCCGCAAGACCCTGAAAGTTCACAATTCAACAGCTTTCAGTTTTGGAGGAGTCCCCTGCCCAGCATTGAGAGCGACCTTCTAGAACTGCTG GCTGCAGATGCTATCACAGTCACAGAGAAACTGGAATGTGTTGACCTGTCTGCTGACAGTCAGCTGGCCGAATCTGAAGAAGATGATGGCACAAATGAAGACCAAcatgaggaggaagaagaaggagaagaaagcAGTGATGAGGAGGATGGTGATGATGGTGGAGGTTGGATTACTCCCAGTAACATAAAGCAAGTCCAGATGGATGCTGGTAACTGGGGGCCGACAGCAGATGTCAAAGTGGGCTGCATGACCACTGACTTTGCCATGCAG AATGTTCTGATCCAGATTGGACTGCATGTGCTGTCTGTTAATGGCATGCTTATTAAATACACCAGGAGCTACATTCTGCGCTGTCATGCCTGCTTTAA gACAACAACAAACATGAACAAATCTTTCTGTCCACATTGTGGAAACAACACCTTGAAGAAGGTTGCAGTCAGTATTGACGAGGACGGCGCCATGCAGATGCATTTTTCCAGGAATCCCAAAGTGCTGAATCCAAAGGGAAAGAGA TACTCTCTGCCTCTGCCACAAGGAGGAAAACACTCCAACAACCCACACCTGGTGGGCGATCAGCGTTTCCCCCAGCAGAGATTGTCTAAAAAGTCTCGTCAGAAGACTAATGTGTTTGACCCGGACTACCTGGCCGGCAGCTCTCCGTTCTCAGAGCATGATGTCTACAGCAGGTCAGCCAGCTTACAGCTGCGTGACGCTCAGACCGGAGGAGGAAGACGGAGAACAAATCCTAACGCAGCACGCAAAAAATTTGTTAAATGA